Proteins encoded within one genomic window of Aerococcus viridans:
- the trmL gene encoding tRNA (uridine(34)/cytosine(34)/5-carboxymethylaminomethyluridine(34)-2'-O)-methyltransferase TrmL — protein MTNHIVLFEPEIPANTGNIARTCAATDTHLHLIEPLGFKTDDKHLKRAGLDYWNAVDITYHANLDAFMEYLGDNQLYLVTKFANHVYSDIDYGNNDQDQDIFLMFGKETTGLPEAFMRAHEDQCIRIPMDDTHVRSLNLSNCAALVIYEVQRQQSFNKLELTHHYENDKLD, from the coding sequence ATGACTAACCATATTGTATTATTTGAACCAGAAATTCCAGCAAATACAGGAAACATTGCCCGTACTTGTGCAGCGACTGATACCCACCTACATTTGATTGAGCCTTTAGGGTTTAAAACAGATGACAAGCATTTAAAACGTGCTGGTTTGGACTATTGGAATGCTGTAGATATTACTTACCATGCGAATCTAGACGCCTTCATGGAATATCTAGGCGACAACCAATTATATTTAGTAACAAAATTTGCTAACCATGTGTATTCAGATATTGATTATGGTAATAATGATCAAGACCAAGATATCTTCTTGATGTTTGGAAAAGAAACAACAGGATTGCCGGAAGCTTTTATGCGTGCGCATGAAGACCAATGCATTCGTATTCCAATGGATGATACCCATGTGCGTTCATTGAACTTATCAAATTGTGCGGCCTTGGTGATTTATGAAGTACAACGTCAACAATCTTTTAATAAGCTAGAGTTGACCCACCATTATGAAAATGACAAATTAGATTAA
- a CDS encoding DUF4153 domain-containing protein, with the protein MIRRFQSLDEWKGSLLRFPMVVVFGFIAAALSMYVNRMPYDQPTMMAEVGIYASTFGMLLATVVQVAYERFVKAGSRVQTLGLQGVAGFGAVVYYFFASRTEDFYSSHLFTRTNIAMFLLTLLIIWLPSIKNEGLDFAQSFRIWFKAFFVSAVYTGILMIGISLVLGGWSILISNVEGELYWDIFSVLIYIFFPWYILSQQSVFIRPFIEEEGKMSSDVSKFLDILLTKIFIPIVTVYTVIIFIYFFSTLGNWTDITIEIVMVSYLVVGWMVLFLVAAIQRPFVVRFTQIYAVAVLIASVFQIYRSVIYSNVYGVTMSRYMLMLFCSISAVGAVLYLIKNEWLPLVLAAGLFVAMMPPVDAISVSVASQGKIVNDIIADYPDLITHGQLQLTPENVEQLDETTVQKMKQSLRYLDKYNELGRVSSIPEDFDVYQDLRAFDGVDTDDDYDYDYGYSDSYYFSAHLNFDEGSSTAFTSSGGGELVLLNAYDSPVTFTALGKNFSHEIVDVTSLQVTDKDSGEVLTFDLSGLEDLTEAENISLTIDQATFSQESDSYTATLVVQDFSIYSSSGMDSDRTGSGYFILILSEK; encoded by the coding sequence ATGATACGGAGGTTTCAATCTCTAGATGAGTGGAAGGGTAGTTTACTACGGTTTCCGATGGTGGTCGTGTTTGGGTTTATTGCGGCTGCGCTGTCGATGTATGTGAATCGTATGCCTTACGACCAACCAACGATGATGGCTGAGGTGGGGATTTATGCGAGTACGTTCGGCATGTTGCTGGCAACTGTGGTCCAGGTGGCCTATGAGCGTTTTGTAAAAGCTGGCAGTCGGGTTCAGACGCTTGGTCTTCAAGGTGTGGCCGGCTTCGGGGCAGTCGTTTATTACTTCTTTGCCAGTCGGACGGAGGATTTTTACTCTAGTCACTTGTTTACCCGAACCAATATTGCCATGTTCTTGCTGACTTTATTGATTATTTGGCTACCATCCATTAAAAATGAAGGACTTGATTTTGCTCAGAGTTTCCGGATTTGGTTTAAGGCTTTCTTTGTGTCGGCGGTCTATACCGGTATCTTAATGATCGGTATTAGCTTGGTCTTGGGTGGTTGGTCCATCCTAATCTCTAATGTTGAGGGTGAATTGTATTGGGATATCTTTTCAGTACTTATATACATTTTCTTTCCTTGGTATATCTTGTCTCAGCAGTCGGTATTCATCCGACCTTTTATTGAAGAAGAAGGCAAGATGTCATCTGATGTCAGCAAATTCTTAGATATCCTTTTAACCAAAATATTTATCCCAATTGTAACGGTGTATACGGTGATTATTTTCATCTATTTCTTCTCGACATTGGGGAATTGGACGGATATTACGATTGAAATTGTGATGGTGTCCTACTTGGTGGTGGGCTGGATGGTCCTCTTCCTGGTAGCGGCGATTCAACGGCCTTTTGTGGTCCGGTTTACTCAGATTTATGCGGTGGCAGTTCTGATTGCCTCGGTATTTCAAATTTACCGGTCAGTCATCTATTCTAATGTATATGGGGTGACCATGAGTCGGTATATGTTGATGCTCTTCTGCTCGATTTCAGCTGTTGGGGCGGTTTTATACCTGATCAAAAATGAGTGGTTGCCACTGGTGTTGGCGGCTGGTTTATTTGTGGCTATGATGCCACCAGTTGATGCGATTTCTGTGTCAGTGGCTAGCCAAGGGAAAATAGTCAACGATATTATTGCTGACTATCCTGATTTGATAACGCACGGCCAATTGCAATTAACGCCTGAAAATGTGGAACAGTTGGATGAAACGACGGTCCAGAAAATGAAGCAATCGCTGAGATATTTAGATAAGTACAATGAATTAGGGCGGGTGTCGTCAATACCAGAAGATTTTGATGTCTACCAGGACTTGCGGGCCTTTGACGGAGTTGATACGGACGATGATTATGACTATGACTATGGCTATTCAGATAGTTATTATTTCTCAGCCCACTTAAACTTTGACGAAGGGTCTTCAACTGCTTTTACAAGTAGTGGTGGCGGTGAATTGGTCTTATTGAATGCCTATGATAGCCCGGTGACTTTTACGGCTTTAGGAAAGAACTTTAGTCACGAAATAGTGGACGTAACCAGTTTACAAGTAACCGATAAGGATAGCGGTGAAGTGTTAACTTTTGACCTATCTGGACTTGAGGATTTAACGGAAGCGGAGAATATTTCTTTAACGATTGACCAAGCGACATTTAGCCAAGAATCTGATTCTTATACGGCTACCTTGGTGGTTCAAGACTTCTCTATCTATTCGTCAAGTGGTATGGACAGCGACCGGACTGGGTCAGGATATTTTATTTTGATACTGTCTGAAAAATAA
- a CDS encoding transglycosylase domain-containing protein encodes MRNNFESNDRDMYSDDSNPTLWQKFRSLWQRYRITRWLILIILAFGFVLESYLLIGAKTTDVSDLPAKLQVTTEFYDQDGEYAGEISNDAGTYVELADISTNIQDAVISTEDKRFYDHLGFDPIGIARAAFGYLTSGQIVGGGSTITQQLVKNAFLDNDQSLMRKLKELFLAFEIEKNYTKDEILEMYLNNAYFGNGAYGVEDASLKYFGVSASEVTVDNAAVIAGALKGPTLYNPVDDYDATVERRNTILQLMADNEFITQEEVDAAINTELVQMNNDTSSDTYAYPYYFDAVINEAIDKYSLSEEDIMNGNYKIYTNLNQTYQTALEASYENTSLFPTSPSGELAQSASVVMDPATGGVMASVGGTGDYSFRGFNRATQISRSPASTIKPLLVYALALENGYTAQSVIPDEVQSYGTDNYTPENWNFESVGEILLWDAVAKSKNTSAVWLMNELGVNAAVSKLDDFGIPYSDADKNLSLALGSFRDGGVSPLQMASAYSAFANGGVRSEGQYITRIEDQQGNIVVEEQEPVQNQAVSEEVADEMTAILMSVYDEGGTGSTMEPEGYEIAGKTGSAESANFSSGNKDEWDIAYTPDVVIATWFGFDDTDEDTYLWYQSEGSSKLAFSDILDGVLNASPGTEFTVQSAYDEYNQIQSEEAAATEESSSEESTSESESEGGSVLDSVQEFFQGLFGGQ; translated from the coding sequence ATGCGAAATAATTTTGAATCGAATGATCGAGACATGTATTCGGATGATTCAAATCCCACTTTGTGGCAAAAGTTCCGTAGCTTGTGGCAACGATATCGGATTACCCGATGGTTGATTTTGATCATCTTGGCTTTTGGATTTGTCTTGGAATCCTATTTACTGATAGGGGCCAAAACGACTGATGTGAGTGACCTGCCTGCTAAACTGCAAGTAACAACGGAGTTTTATGACCAAGACGGCGAGTATGCTGGTGAAATATCCAATGATGCCGGTACCTATGTTGAATTGGCAGATATATCGACCAATATTCAAGATGCGGTCATTTCAACAGAGGATAAACGATTTTATGACCACCTGGGGTTTGATCCTATTGGGATTGCCCGTGCGGCTTTTGGTTATTTAACAAGTGGACAAATTGTCGGAGGTGGGTCAACCATTACCCAGCAATTAGTGAAGAATGCCTTTTTGGACAATGACCAGTCCTTGATGCGTAAGTTAAAAGAGTTATTCTTGGCATTTGAAATCGAGAAGAATTATACAAAAGATGAAATTTTAGAAATGTATTTAAATAATGCCTACTTCGGTAACGGTGCTTATGGAGTAGAGGATGCCAGCTTGAAATACTTTGGGGTGTCAGCATCCGAGGTGACTGTTGATAATGCAGCGGTCATTGCCGGTGCCTTGAAAGGACCAACCCTGTATAACCCAGTGGATGATTATGATGCGACGGTGGAACGTCGTAATACCATTTTACAATTAATGGCCGATAATGAATTCATCACACAAGAGGAAGTCGATGCCGCGATCAATACAGAATTGGTGCAAATGAACAATGACACCTCTAGCGATACCTATGCTTATCCTTATTACTTCGATGCGGTAATCAATGAGGCAATCGATAAATACAGCTTATCTGAAGAAGATATTATGAACGGTAATTATAAGATTTATACCAACTTAAATCAAACTTACCAAACGGCATTAGAGGCTTCATATGAGAATACATCGCTATTCCCAACGTCGCCATCTGGTGAATTGGCCCAATCAGCGTCCGTTGTGATGGACCCAGCAACTGGTGGGGTAATGGCCTCAGTCGGTGGTACCGGCGACTATTCATTTAGAGGCTTTAACCGGGCGACACAAATTTCAAGAAGCCCAGCCTCAACCATCAAACCATTATTGGTTTATGCCCTAGCCTTGGAAAATGGCTACACTGCTCAATCTGTCATCCCTGATGAAGTACAGTCTTACGGGACCGATAACTATACGCCTGAAAACTGGAACTTTGAATCTGTGGGGGAAATCCTACTATGGGATGCCGTAGCTAAGTCGAAAAATACGTCAGCTGTTTGGTTGATGAATGAGCTCGGTGTGAATGCAGCCGTATCCAAATTAGATGACTTTGGGATTCCATATAGTGATGCCGATAAGAACTTGAGTTTAGCTTTAGGTTCATTCAGGGATGGAGGGGTATCGCCACTGCAAATGGCCTCTGCCTATTCTGCTTTCGCTAACGGTGGGGTGCGTTCTGAAGGTCAATATATTACCCGAATTGAAGACCAACAAGGAAATATAGTTGTTGAAGAACAAGAACCGGTTCAAAACCAAGCAGTATCAGAAGAAGTAGCAGACGAGATGACTGCTATTCTAATGTCTGTTTACGATGAAGGTGGTACTGGTTCGACTATGGAACCTGAAGGATACGAGATTGCTGGTAAGACAGGTTCAGCTGAATCTGCAAACTTCTCTTCAGGAAACAAAGATGAATGGGATATTGCCTATACACCAGATGTGGTCATTGCCACATGGTTTGGATTTGATGATACCGATGAAGATACTTACTTATGGTATCAGTCAGAAGGATCATCTAAATTGGCCTTCTCAGACATCCTAGATGGTGTCTTGAATGCTAGCCCAGGTACTGAATTTACCGTACAATCGGCTTACGATGAGTACAATCAAATTCAATCTGAAGAAGCTGCAGCAACTGAAGAGTCATCGTCTGAGGAATCAACGTCTGAAAGTGAATCAGAGGGCGGATCAGTCCTTGATTCTGTACAAGAATTCTTCCAAGGATTATTTGGCGGACAATAG
- a CDS encoding YlbF family regulator, translating to MNILSNIYDTINQLERDIREEVAYKDLVAAVEALKNDQEAFDIYTEFRALQSSFQFKAQLGQEITEEDEKNANELQEKLANNEVISSLMDKERALNTLVEDINKGVSGPINEVYQSLAEQAEGQTEA from the coding sequence GTGAACATTTTGTCAAATATTTACGATACAATTAACCAATTAGAACGCGACATCCGTGAAGAAGTAGCTTACAAAGATTTAGTAGCAGCTGTTGAAGCATTAAAAAATGACCAAGAAGCATTCGATATCTACACTGAATTCCGTGCATTACAATCAAGCTTCCAATTCAAAGCCCAATTAGGGCAAGAAATTACTGAAGAAGATGAAAAAAATGCCAACGAATTACAAGAAAAATTAGCGAACAACGAAGTAATTTCTAGTTTGATGGATAAAGAACGTGCTTTAAACACTCTAGTTGAAGACATTAACAAAGGTGTTTCTGGTCCAATCAACGAAGTATACCAATCACTAGCAGAACAAGCAGAAGGACAAACAGAAGCGTAG
- a CDS encoding metallophosphoesterase family protein, with translation MVRFIHTADLHLDQTFKNLPIKDDYLQHALSEATLNSFDNLIQTAINEQVDFFLIAGDIYHGARATLRAQFAFSNGMQRLADADIPVYMIYGNHDFDADADHRLKLPKNVYIFGAEPETKYLSTPAGESVAITGFSYDQQWISEDRSEAYPNRDTLVDYHIGLLHGDNSSTDGQKRYAPFNPSQLASHGYDYWALGHIHKGQVIYENPAMVYPGNIQGASFKEDGAKGALIVNLAKGVPAELEFIETAEWQFQHSTRDLGPVNSLDTLRNTIETALHEHIMFAKDEAVNVISRMTFLTDGNEEALYWWNTYAEELLEQLQWSLRNQNASREQKVYLVSLDIEVKDQAVWSPSPVFNESMKQAFESIVQDTDQYKKVIEDLEKNGQWQRLIGSAIDPDQFKADILAKAKEKIIVEQASYSQEQRRF, from the coding sequence ATGGTGAGATTTATACACACAGCAGATTTGCATTTGGACCAGACCTTCAAAAATTTACCAATCAAAGACGATTACTTGCAACATGCTTTATCAGAAGCAACTTTAAATTCATTCGACAACTTAATTCAAACAGCAATTAATGAACAAGTAGACTTTTTCTTAATTGCCGGTGATATCTACCACGGGGCGCGGGCTACTTTGCGTGCGCAATTTGCCTTTTCCAATGGGATGCAACGGTTAGCTGACGCGGATATTCCAGTATACATGATTTACGGTAACCACGACTTCGATGCTGACGCTGATCACCGCTTGAAATTACCTAAGAATGTCTATATTTTCGGGGCCGAACCTGAAACGAAATACCTATCAACACCAGCTGGGGAAAGTGTCGCTATCACAGGTTTCTCTTATGACCAGCAATGGATTTCAGAAGACCGTTCAGAAGCCTATCCGAATCGTGACACCTTAGTCGACTACCACATCGGGTTGCTACACGGAGACAATTCATCTACTGATGGGCAAAAGCGGTATGCACCTTTTAACCCAAGTCAATTAGCTAGTCATGGCTATGACTACTGGGCGCTCGGTCACATTCATAAAGGACAAGTGATCTATGAAAATCCAGCTATGGTGTACCCCGGAAATATTCAAGGGGCTAGCTTCAAGGAAGACGGGGCTAAAGGCGCCTTAATCGTTAACTTAGCTAAGGGCGTCCCAGCTGAATTAGAATTTATTGAAACAGCTGAATGGCAATTTCAACATTCAACTCGTGATCTAGGTCCAGTCAACAGTCTAGATACCTTACGTAACACCATTGAAACAGCCTTGCATGAACATATCATGTTCGCAAAAGATGAGGCAGTTAATGTGATTTCTCGCATGACCTTCCTGACAGACGGAAATGAAGAAGCGCTTTACTGGTGGAATACCTATGCGGAAGAATTATTGGAACAATTACAATGGTCTCTCCGCAATCAAAATGCCAGTCGTGAACAGAAAGTCTACTTGGTTTCACTTGATATTGAGGTGAAAGATCAGGCTGTATGGTCACCTTCACCAGTCTTCAATGAGAGTATGAAACAAGCCTTCGAAAGTATTGTCCAAGACACTGACCAATACAAGAAAGTCATTGAAGACCTTGAAAAGAACGGACAATGGCAGCGACTAATTGGTTCTGCAATTGACCCAGACCAATTCAAGGCTGATATTTTGGCCAAGGCGAAAGAGAAAATCATTGTAGAGCAAGCAAGTTATAGCCAGGAACAAAGGAGATTTTAG
- a CDS encoding ATP-binding protein → MHIQRFEIFGYGKWVDQSFQLTPNLNVFSGLNGSGKTTLMSFLLSVMFGFPNTRRKNARNYDTNDNVKYGGRLYLSNTKYGDVMIERTKTNGKQQLAYTINEGEKQVTNDVSFLWNDLSKTDYLAYFGFSEDDLMDFVWDDEEDFAKSLMSIGMSGRQVLTDITPNMAKQAEEIYKPNGKNPVLNQKIQEIETAEGRLIKAQDKEAAYFDLRQSYEQESSRLSRLQTSLKNATSSEIQLELANQQSTSMNEYLQLHDELTAFEFIEFEPELANKWLQHENQSQHINQQLEELTDENDVPEAEDQTAAGNSSGMDWILNHPNVSEQMVVEARAYRDRMRQNEEFSQELIERRYEKQRLMSLLGAEEMAELPDELTADERSYWQQRYKELENKRIFYNHSQSDMTNLSEKASSLENEYTQLSYERDELEANGRQDDRWIRLFGGVLAGMGIVLLIAYFVTSMTFLFGAGVTATIAGIIILIIGMMVQNAKLKQFEDKLEAYDLDLEDIQSELNEVHRNKEIQEEQLAHLSDESTDIMTELDELLAEKGGSSNISSQVWLEDTYVDEIFNLDHKIQQLEMTLGVSNFGKAHEQQWAEYANSLEVGEISEDAYFQQFEDDYLALRRQQADQDYASYEEQSRANRRQQLQAELSAIKADQERILDQYNYRSGDELLAAIDQQKQMKQKQNRHDILANHLDLNLAIYLQQDRPVDQQLTDLRQKIADMETEIADLTRSTADKRSQIQEIASEGMAPDLLQAYQAQVDEAYQMSVEWAANKLAIATFEKATVGESSDVKERVLTNASRFLVDLSDSRFTNLAFSEEGMTVRLADDSEVSVNQLSRGEKALLFVAMRFAFMDAQLGNIELPIIIDEAFSHLDRKYRSNIYRFLQKFAASHQIIFFTVDDTLLDLVEAPAQHVL, encoded by the coding sequence ATGCATATTCAACGCTTTGAGATTTTTGGGTATGGAAAATGGGTTGACCAATCCTTCCAGCTAACACCCAATTTAAATGTTTTTTCTGGCTTGAATGGGTCAGGAAAAACCACCCTTATGTCATTCCTATTAAGTGTCATGTTTGGTTTCCCAAACACACGACGTAAAAATGCTAGAAATTATGATACCAATGATAATGTCAAATACGGTGGCCGTTTATACCTTTCAAATACTAAATACGGTGATGTCATGATTGAAAGAACCAAAACAAACGGCAAACAACAACTGGCTTACACCATTAACGAAGGGGAGAAACAAGTCACAAACGATGTCTCTTTCTTGTGGAATGACTTAAGTAAGACGGATTACCTTGCCTACTTTGGTTTTTCAGAAGATGATTTAATGGACTTTGTGTGGGATGATGAAGAAGACTTTGCTAAAAGCTTGATGTCAATTGGGATGTCAGGACGCCAAGTCTTAACGGATATTACGCCAAATATGGCTAAACAAGCTGAAGAAATCTATAAGCCAAATGGTAAGAACCCAGTCTTAAACCAAAAGATCCAAGAGATTGAAACAGCTGAAGGCAGACTAATAAAGGCGCAAGATAAGGAAGCTGCTTACTTTGATTTACGCCAATCCTATGAGCAAGAATCTAGTCGTTTAAGCCGTCTGCAAACCAGCTTAAAGAACGCAACAAGTAGTGAAATTCAATTAGAATTAGCTAACCAACAGTCTACGTCAATGAACGAATACCTCCAATTGCATGATGAATTGACTGCTTTTGAATTTATTGAATTCGAACCTGAATTGGCTAATAAATGGTTACAACATGAAAATCAAAGCCAACACATTAACCAACAATTGGAAGAATTAACGGACGAAAATGATGTGCCAGAAGCAGAGGATCAAACTGCTGCTGGAAATTCTTCTGGTATGGACTGGATTTTGAACCATCCAAATGTCAGTGAACAAATGGTAGTTGAAGCCCGTGCATATAGAGACCGTATGCGTCAGAACGAAGAGTTCAGCCAAGAATTGATTGAACGCCGTTATGAGAAGCAACGGTTAATGTCCTTACTTGGTGCTGAAGAAATGGCCGAGTTACCGGATGAATTAACCGCAGATGAAAGATCTTATTGGCAACAACGGTACAAAGAATTAGAAAACAAACGCATTTTCTATAACCACAGCCAAAGTGACATGACAAACTTATCTGAAAAGGCTAGCTCTTTGGAAAATGAATACACTCAGTTATCTTATGAACGAGATGAACTTGAGGCTAATGGCCGACAAGACGACCGTTGGATCCGCTTATTTGGTGGTGTCCTTGCGGGAATGGGGATTGTCTTACTTATTGCTTACTTTGTGACGTCAATGACCTTCCTATTTGGTGCTGGTGTTACAGCGACGATCGCGGGTATTATTATTTTGATTATTGGTATGATGGTACAAAATGCCAAGTTAAAACAATTTGAAGATAAACTTGAAGCCTATGATTTAGATTTAGAAGACATTCAATCTGAATTAAACGAAGTCCACCGCAACAAAGAAATTCAAGAAGAACAATTAGCCCATTTATCTGATGAATCAACCGATATTATGACTGAATTAGATGAATTATTAGCAGAAAAAGGTGGTTCTTCAAATATTTCTTCTCAAGTATGGTTAGAAGATACTTATGTAGATGAAATCTTTAATCTAGATCACAAAATCCAACAGTTAGAAATGACTCTTGGTGTTTCTAACTTTGGTAAAGCCCACGAACAACAATGGGCTGAATATGCCAATTCACTAGAAGTTGGTGAAATCAGCGAAGATGCCTACTTCCAACAATTTGAAGATGACTATTTGGCTTTAAGACGTCAACAAGCGGATCAAGACTATGCTTCATATGAAGAACAAAGTCGCGCCAACCGTCGTCAACAATTACAAGCAGAATTATCTGCTATTAAGGCTGACCAAGAGCGGATCCTTGATCAATATAATTACCGGTCTGGTGACGAATTATTAGCAGCCATTGACCAGCAAAAACAAATGAAACAAAAACAAAATCGTCATGATATCTTAGCCAACCACTTAGACTTAAACTTGGCCATCTACTTACAACAAGACCGTCCAGTCGACCAACAATTAACTGACTTACGTCAAAAGATTGCGGACATGGAAACAGAAATTGCGGACCTAACTCGGTCAACTGCTGACAAACGTAGCCAAATCCAGGAGATTGCTAGCGAGGGTATGGCACCAGATTTATTGCAAGCTTATCAAGCACAAGTGGATGAAGCTTATCAAATGTCTGTTGAATGGGCAGCCAACAAATTGGCTATTGCGACCTTCGAAAAGGCCACTGTTGGGGAATCATCAGATGTCAAAGAACGTGTTTTAACAAACGCCTCTCGGTTCTTGGTTGATTTATCGGATAGCCGTTTTACCAATTTAGCCTTTAGTGAAGAGGGGATGACGGTTCGTCTAGCGGATGATTCTGAAGTGTCTGTAAACCAATTGTCTCGCGGGGAGAAAGCCTTATTATTCGTGGCTATGCGGTTCGCCTTTATGGATGCACAGCTTGGGAACATTGAATTACCGATCATTATTGATGAAGCCTTCTCACATTTAGACCGTAAATACCGGTCAAACATTTACCGCTTCTTACAAAAATTCGCGGCATCGCACCAAATTATTTTCTTCACGGTTGATGACACCTTGTTAGACCTTGTAGAAGCGCCAGCGCAACACGTACTCTAG
- a CDS encoding 3'-5' exoribonuclease YhaM family protein, protein MDNLQLFDVALDQNFDIFVLIKVAEVREDRNGKKYISFTFQDRSGSIEGKFWGATDEDIEQYTSGQVVALAGKRELYNGKPQVRINGLRLANDGEPNDPSDYVERGPMTRTEMVNEVLAAVEGFENTTIDAIVRYLLREVSWDFFTYPAAKKNHHAYVGGLGFHTISMLRLAQAVVSQYDNINKDLLYAGVIIHDIGKTVEFTDPMSTEYTVEGNLIGHISIVEEMITLAVDKLGFDQYSEDVVLLKHMVLAHHGKQEWGSPVSPHLLEAEILHHLDNLDASIQMMTTALDHTEPGEFSARIFGMDNRAFYKPKGQVASEENQNQETENEEITLDFQGSNDDLPFFE, encoded by the coding sequence ATGGACAACTTACAACTTTTTGATGTGGCTTTAGACCAAAATTTCGATATCTTTGTATTGATTAAAGTTGCCGAAGTACGGGAAGACCGTAACGGTAAAAAGTACATCTCATTCACATTCCAAGACCGGTCTGGCTCAATCGAGGGCAAGTTTTGGGGAGCAACTGACGAAGATATTGAACAATATACTTCTGGCCAAGTAGTTGCCTTAGCGGGTAAGCGAGAACTTTATAACGGGAAACCACAAGTTCGCATTAATGGTCTTCGCCTAGCCAATGACGGGGAACCCAATGATCCCTCTGACTATGTTGAACGTGGGCCAATGACTAGAACCGAAATGGTGAACGAAGTATTGGCTGCAGTGGAAGGTTTTGAAAATACCACCATTGACGCCATCGTTCGTTACCTATTACGTGAAGTGTCATGGGATTTCTTTACCTACCCAGCAGCGAAGAAGAACCACCACGCCTATGTAGGTGGTTTAGGTTTTCATACCATTTCAATGCTTCGCTTAGCCCAAGCCGTTGTCAGCCAATACGATAACATCAACAAAGACTTATTGTATGCTGGTGTGATTATTCATGATATCGGCAAAACAGTTGAATTCACTGATCCGATGTCTACTGAATATACTGTTGAGGGGAATCTTATTGGACATATCTCAATTGTCGAAGAGATGATAACTCTTGCCGTTGATAAATTAGGGTTCGACCAGTACAGCGAAGACGTTGTCTTGTTGAAACATATGGTATTAGCCCACCACGGTAAACAAGAATGGGGTAGCCCAGTGTCACCGCATTTATTAGAAGCTGAAATCCTACATCATTTAGACAACTTAGATGCTTCTATTCAAATGATGACAACTGCATTGGACCATACAGAACCTGGCGAATTTTCAGCCCGCATTTTCGGTATGGACAACCGGGCTTTCTATAAACCTAAAGGGCAAGTTGCTAGCGAAGAAAATCAAAATCAAGAGACAGAAAACGAGGAAATTACCCTAGATTTCCAAGGGTCAAATGATGACCTACCATTTTTTGAATAA